The genomic region CTTCTTCAACTTCCTCGCCTCGCACGACGGCGTCGGCCTTCGTCCGGTTCAAGGCATCCTCGAGACGGACGAGATCGAGGCGCTGATCCGGCACACAAAGGCGAACGGCGGCGGGATTTCCTATCGGCAGGTTGATGATAACGAGCGCCGACCCTACGAACTCAACATCAATTATTACGATGCGCTTGTCGAAGGGGTGGCGGAGAATCCCGAATCGGATCGACAGGTCGCTCGATTTATCGTCTCACAGGCGATCATGCTTTCCCTGATCGGTGTGCCGGGAATATACTTCCACAGTATGTTCGGATCACGCAACTACGCCCAGGGTGTGGAAAAAACCGGAAAACTGCGCAGTATCAACCGGGAGAAACTCAGTCTGACGGATCTCGAAGCACAACTTGCCGATCGGACATCCGTTCGTGCGCGGGTTCTGCACCAATACAAGCGATTGCTGCACACCCGGCGAAGATTTACCGCCTTCCATCCACACGGCAGACAGCTTGTTATCGATCAGGGTCCATCGATTTTCGCACTCATCCGCTTCGCGCCGCATGATTCGAGCGCCGTGCTCTGCCTGCACGAAATCTCGGGGAAAGCCGTCCGCACCACGATCGAGCTGCCCGAACGTACACAAAAGGAGGCAGAGGACGTTCTTTCGGGCCAGACGATAACCCTCGAAGACTGCCCACTGGAACCCTATCAAGTGCGCTGGATTCACCTGGACGGGGGAGGTGAAGCATGAGAATCGGGTTACTGCATTACAGCGGCCCTCCCACCGTCGGCGGAGTCGAGCAAACGCTTTACCATCACAGCCGGGCACTGACGAGATTGGGACATTACACCCGGTTGATCGTGGGACAAGGTCAGCCATACGATCAACGCATTCCCGTGGAGGTGATTTCCGAACTATATTCCAAGCACCCAGCCGTGCTGGCCGTTAAGGCAGAACTGGATCGCGGCCGGTGCCGCGATCGCTTCAATGCGCTGCGTACGGTCATCGAAACACAATTACAGGCGGCGATCGAAGGTCTCGACGTCTTGATCGTTCACAACGCGATGACGCTGCATAAGAATCTCGCCCTTACGGCAGCCTTGTGGAATCTACACACATCGAAAAAGGCTCCACCGCTCGTCGGCTGGCATCACGATTTCGCCTGGGACCGCGAGGAGTATCAAGAAGAATTGAAGGATGAATTTCCCTGGGATCTGCTGCGTAAACCATGGCCGGGAGCGACCAACGTCGTCGTATCCAGGGCCCAGCGCGCTCGCCTGGCAAAGCTGTATGCGCTCGATCCGGCGGACATCCGGGTCATCCCACCCGGGATCGATCCCAGCGTGATCGGCAGTTGGACCGACATGACGCGCCGCATCGTGGCAGAATACGATCTGCTGCAAGCGGATGCCGTGCTCCTGCTGCCCGCCAGAATCACCCACCGAAAGAACATCGAACTTGCGCTGCAGGTGCTCGCCGAGCTTCGCTCGATCTCATCTCAGGACGTGCGTCTCATCGTCACGGGACCGCCCGGGCCGCATAATCCCGCCAACGCGACGTATCTCGATCAGCTGCTCTCGCAAAGGCGCACATTGGAACTCACCGCATGCGCTCACTTTCTCTACGAGCGCCACTCCCGGAGCGAACCCCGGGTGGACCGAGCCACGATGGCCAATCTTTACGCCTTGAGTGACGCGCTCCTCTTCCCAAGCCTCCAGGAAGGATTCGGCATCCCGCTCTTGCAGGCCGGATTTACACGATTGCCGATCTACTGCAGCGACATCGAGCCGTTCCACGAGAGCGTTGAGGACGGTGCGCATTTCTTTTCGCTGCAGGATTCCCCAAAATCTGTGGCGAAACTCATCGCCGACACACTACTCACGAGCGCGACCTTTCTCCTGCGACGTGATGTGAGACGAAAATATCCCTGGGAGATCATCGTGTCCAGTTCGATGATCCCTATGCTTGAAAGTGTACGTGATGGAAGATAGACAGGTGGACACAGCTAGAACGCCCAGAGGTCGGCGCAAGCGGCGCCGCATTCTCGTACCCATTTTCAACAATGTCCTTCGCGAACCCCTGATCACCCTGGCTCAACAGTTGAGCGATGGTAGGTTGGTCCAGGTTTTGGGCGTCGTCTGTGTGGAAAGCGATGAGTCATTGAGTCAGGCATCGTCTCTCGCGCAGGAACTGCGCACAAGGCTCCGTAAAGCGGTGCGAGCTTACGGGGGAAAACAATGGCCCAGAATCATCGCCTCCACAAACCCTGTGTTCGACGTCATCTCGTTCATTACCGAGCAAAACGTCAGCCTGCTCTTGCTGCCCTGGGTGGCCCAAAATGAAGCGTACTGCGAAATCGTGGAATCCCTGCTGGAACACGCGCCGTGCCCGATTGCCCTACTTCAGGGCAGCGTACCCTCGAAAGGAGATCGTATTCTCGTTGTGCTGCGGCCAGGTCCCGACAGCGAAATGGCTTTGAGGCTCGGGCTCAACCTTGCCCGCAGCGGCGGTTATACCCTCTCCACACTGCGCCCGGAGGGTCCGATCGATGACGAGCGAATAAACGACGATATTCCCGGCATCGACCAGGTGCTCGAACATCTGCCACAAATCGAGGACGCCATACTGGTCTCCGACGATCCGGTTCAAGCCATTTTGAAGCAGGCCGACAACTTCGATCTGCTCATCGTCGGCGCTTGCGAAACCGAGGAAGCGGGAGACGGCCTTAAGGATCCACTCAGTTCCCGCCTATTCAGGGAGTCTCCTATTCCCGTCCTGTACACATGCTCGCGGAGGTCCATCGAACCTCAGCCGCAGCCCGATTTCGCAGGTATCGAGGCCATTTCGATCCTCGTCGATAAGTGGTTCGCGGAAAATACCTTCTCCGCCAAAGAGTTCGAGAACATCGAACGCCTGCACGAGCGCAAACTGGCGCAAGGCCTGACCATCAGCCTTGCCTTGCCCACGCTCAACGAGGAGAAAACCGTGGGAAACGTCATCCGCACGATCAAAGAAGCGTTGATGGATGATGTCCCTTTACTCGACGAAATGGTCTTGATCGATTCGAACTCGACCGACAGCACCCGAGAAATCGCCCGCAGCTGCGGCATTCCGGTTTACATCCACCAGGAAATCCTGCCGCAATACGGTGAACGCCACGGCAAGGGTGAGGCCTTGTGGAAGAGCCTCTACGTCACGCACGGAGACATCGTGGTTTGGATCGACACGGATATCACCAACATCCGACCACATTTTGTCTACGGATTGATCGGCCCGCTCCTCCACCGGCCGAATTTGAAATACATCAAAGGTTTCTATCTTCGCCCCATTCGAGTGGGAGACACGACCCACGCGCGGGGCGGAGGCCGTGTCACGGAGCTGACCGCTCGTCCGCTGTTGAATCTGTTTTACCCGGCGCTTTCCGGATTCATCCAGCCGCTCTCCGGCGAGTACGGCGGCCGCCGGGAGGTGCTGGAGAAGCTGCCATTCTCATGCGGTTACGGTGTGGAAATTGGCCTGCTGATCGACATTCTCGAACGCTACGGCCTCGGCGCTCTGGGGCAGGTCAATCTGATCAAACGCCTGCATCGTAACCAGCCCCTGACCTCGCTCAGCAAGATGTCCTTCGCCATCATCCAAACGGTGATCCGAAAAATCGACCGGCGGGATGGGTTACAATTATTACATGACGTCAACCGGGCCATGAAACTCATCCGTCATGAGGAAAGCCGCTTCTTCCTCGAAGTCGAAAGGATCGCCGAATTACAACGGCCGCCGATGACCGAAATTCCCGAATATCTTTCGCGCCGGGGGGAAAACGATGCCGCCGCATTGAAACGATGACGACGTTGATCCTCATCCGACACGGTGAAACCGATTGGAACTTCGAAGGCCGTTACACGGGCCAATCGGATATCCCCCTCAACGCGCGCGGTCTCCAACAAGCCGAAGCACTGGGCTCAAAATTGAGTGGAAAGAAAATCGACGCGATTTACAGCAGCGACCTGCTGCGCGCCAGCCAAACGGCGCTGCGTTTGAAGGCCGACGGCGAAACGCCGCTGCATCTCGATCCACGCCTGCGCGAGATCAATCAGGGCGAATGGGAAGGATTACATCTTGATGAAATCCAGGCTCGATACCGGCGGGCATGGGAGAAGCGAAAGAATGCGCCGCTGGAAGTCGCACCACCGGGCGGTGAAACGGTCGGAGAGGTTCGCCAGCGCGTTCTCGAAGCGGTGCGGGAAATCATCGAGCGGCATTCCCAGGAAACGGTTGCCATTGTTTCGCACGGCCTGGCGTTGGCCATCATTCAAGTTGAAGCGCAGGGTCGGCCGATCGAACGCGTTTGGGAGGACATCCCCTCGAATGCCAACCCAATATTTCTCAACGTGGAGCATTTATGAGTAAATACAGCAGGAATATCGGATTCGTGTCTACGCGTTTCGCAGGTACGGACGGCGTTTCGCTGGAAACGAACAAATGGGCGCAGACCCTCGAAAACCTAGGGCATGAACCGTTCTTCTTCGCCGGAGAATCGGACCACCCGGAAGAGAGAACGCATCTCGTCCCCGAGGCACATTTCAATCATCCGGAAATTCTCTCCATCACTTGCGACCTGTTCGATGACTACGTTCGCTCCTCAGAATGCAGCGGGAAGATCCAGCGCCTGCGCTTTCACTTGAAGAAAGAGGTCTACCAATTTGTAAATAGATTCGACATCGACATCCTCATCGTTGAGAACGCACTCTCGCTTCCCATGAACGTCCCATTGGGGCTTGCACTGAGCGAATACATCGCCGAGACGAACATCCCCACCATCGCCCACCATCACGATTTCACCTGGGAACGCAGACGATATTCGATGAACGCCGCCCA from Anaerolineales bacterium harbors:
- a CDS encoding glycosyltransferase family 4 protein translates to MRIGLLHYSGPPTVGGVEQTLYHHSRALTRLGHYTRLIVGQGQPYDQRIPVEVISELYSKHPAVLAVKAELDRGRCRDRFNALRTVIETQLQAAIEGLDVLIVHNAMTLHKNLALTAALWNLHTSKKAPPLVGWHHDFAWDREEYQEELKDEFPWDLLRKPWPGATNVVVSRAQRARLAKLYALDPADIRVIPPGIDPSVIGSWTDMTRRIVAEYDLLQADAVLLLPARITHRKNIELALQVLAELRSISSQDVRLIVTGPPGPHNPANATYLDQLLSQRRTLELTACAHFLYERHSRSEPRVDRATMANLYALSDALLFPSLQEGFGIPLLQAGFTRLPIYCSDIEPFHESVEDGAHFFSLQDSPKSVAKLIADTLLTSATFLLRRDVRRKYPWEIIVSSSMIPMLESVRDGR
- a CDS encoding glucosyl-3-phosphoglycerate synthase; translated protein: MEDRQVDTARTPRGRRKRRRILVPIFNNVLREPLITLAQQLSDGRLVQVLGVVCVESDESLSQASSLAQELRTRLRKAVRAYGGKQWPRIIASTNPVFDVISFITEQNVSLLLLPWVAQNEAYCEIVESLLEHAPCPIALLQGSVPSKGDRILVVLRPGPDSEMALRLGLNLARSGGYTLSTLRPEGPIDDERINDDIPGIDQVLEHLPQIEDAILVSDDPVQAILKQADNFDLLIVGACETEEAGDGLKDPLSSRLFRESPIPVLYTCSRRSIEPQPQPDFAGIEAISILVDKWFAENTFSAKEFENIERLHERKLAQGLTISLALPTLNEEKTVGNVIRTIKEALMDDVPLLDEMVLIDSNSTDSTREIARSCGIPVYIHQEILPQYGERHGKGEALWKSLYVTHGDIVVWIDTDITNIRPHFVYGLIGPLLHRPNLKYIKGFYLRPIRVGDTTHARGGGRVTELTARPLLNLFYPALSGFIQPLSGEYGGRREVLEKLPFSCGYGVEIGLLIDILERYGLGALGQVNLIKRLHRNQPLTSLSKMSFAIIQTVIRKIDRRDGLQLLHDVNRAMKLIRHEESRFFLEVERIAELQRPPMTEIPEYLSRRGENDAAALKR
- a CDS encoding histidine phosphatase family protein, which produces MTTLILIRHGETDWNFEGRYTGQSDIPLNARGLQQAEALGSKLSGKKIDAIYSSDLLRASQTALRLKADGETPLHLDPRLREINQGEWEGLHLDEIQARYRRAWEKRKNAPLEVAPPGGETVGEVRQRVLEAVREIIERHSQETVAIVSHGLALAIIQVEAQGRPIERVWEDIPSNANPIFLNVEHL